GGTTATAATGAGCcaacaaagtaaaatattttaataatagtttaaattttttgatttattattatgatttatgCATAATTCCACCAACACAACATTATTTTACAAGCGATTTTCAAgtattacaaaaaacatagtgacattttgttgttgttgttgcgaaTATGACATTTAACAGCAGTGTTGTATTCAATATTTGTTGTAGTGTTGGTTAGTGAAAAATAAACGAGCAGTGGTTATGATGTTATTGCAAACGAATACATTATCTCCGTGAATCGAATATAACCCTGTATAgtgtataaaaagaaacaaataattgcagttttaatgttttcaaagtAATACTGTTGTGACGCCTATTACAGTTGCTGTGTTTACAGGTGAGTTTTAGTagactaataataataaaatcccaggaaaaatttcatttatatacttTCCATGCAAAATAATTCATTCCCAAATTCTATCAcgaatacaaaatttcttaatcTCTTGGattccgtttttatttaaaatcgttgtaaattaaaaaaccgCCGCCGGCGTTTATATTTGTCGGCGCAGAGCTCTTGCCGGTGcacattaacattttaatattttttgtgttgtttatgTTGGATTGTAAACatgaagtaaatatttataaaactgcaaaaagttatttcaatcgtaataattattttaaaattttattttgttagaaTAAGTGTTGATGGTTTATTGGTATATTTTCCATACGAATACATTTACCCGGAGCAATATGCGTATATGCTtgaacttaaacgcacattggATGCAAAAGGACACTGCTTACTGGAGATGCCTTCTGGTACGGGAAAGACGGCAACTTTATTATCACTTATAGTGGCTTATATGATAGAACATCCAGAAGCTGTCCGTAAATTAATCTATTGCTCCCGTACAGTCCCGGAAATTGAAAAGGTCATAGCAGAACTTCAAAATCTCATGGTATACTATGAAAAAAATGCTCCCCAACAGCCAGGTTTAACGGGTCTAGTATTAAGTTCACGCAAGaatatgtgtatacatcctGATGTTAGTAAGGAACGAGAAGGGAAGTCGGTTGATGGTAAATGCTATGGTTTAACTGCCAGTTACGTTAGGGAACGGCACGAACATGATGCGGAAACTCCGATATGTTAGTAGGAGTATATACTATGGATTTTATAAATCGACTAttcttaaatgaatattttacaGGTCAATATTTTGAAGGTTTTCATCTTGAAGGAAAAGAATCTACTTTACCAGTCGGTGTTTATAGTATAGATGACTTAAAAGACTATGGACGAATGCGTAATTGGTGTCCTTATTTCTTGGCCAGATACGCGGTAAAGCTATATTATTAAGTATATTCtctgttttaaaataatgaattcttGTATATACAGATATCTCAAGCCCATATAGTGGTATACAGTTATCACTATCTACTAGACCCAAAAATAGCTGAAGTTGTTTCAAAGGAGATGTGTCGTGAATCATGTATTGTTTTCGATGAAGCTCACAACATTGATAATGTGTGCATAGATTCTATGAGTGTTAAAATTAATCGTCGGACTGTTGAACGCAGCACAAATGCTTTAAATAATCTACAGAAATTAGTTCAGGAGTAAGTAAATATAGGGAAATACGACTGTAAACAATTatgagttttaaaaaattacaaatttatttttcaaaattcgattataattccatgcatattttttattatctcaAACAGAATACGAGACGAGGATACAACCCGTTTAAATGAAGAATACCAGCGTATGGTGCAAGGCTTAAAAGATGCGAGTGTCCAGAGAGATACTGATATGATATTGGCCAATCCGATTTTACCAAGCGACGTTTTAAAAGGTAATACAGAaggtaaaaataactttataatatTATGTATTCGTATACGTTTGCAGAAGTTGTACCGGGAAATATACGAAACGCCGATCACTTTTTAAGCTTCTTACGTCGTTTTgttgaatatataaaaactcGATTAAAAGTCCATCATGTAGTCCAAGAGTCGCCTGCTGGCTTTCTAAAGGATGTTGCAtcaaaaatttgtatagaaCGTAAGCCTTTACGTTTTTGTGCTGAACGTTTAGCCAGTTTATTGAGAACTTTAGAAATAACCGATTTGACGGAATACGGTGCCTTGACGTTGGTAAGTAGATAGattattacagtttttttttaatattttatatatattttttatagattacACATTTTGCTACATTAGTTAGCACATATACAAAAGGATTTACTATTATTATTGAACCCTTTGATGATAAAACTCCCACAGTCGCCAATCctattttacattttagttGTTTAGATTCTTCTATAGCAATGGCTCCTGTTTTTCAGAGATTTCAATCAGTTGTTATAACTTCTGGTACGTTATCACCGATGGATATGtatccaaaaa
The window above is part of the Lucilia cuprina isolate Lc7/37 chromosome 6, ASM2204524v1, whole genome shotgun sequence genome. Proteins encoded here:
- the LOC111682379 gene encoding general transcription and DNA repair factor IIH helicase subunit XPD isoform X2, with protein sequence MLELKRTLDAKGHCLLEMPSGTGKTATLLSLIVAYMIEHPEAVRKLIYCSRTVPEIEKVIAELQNLMVYYEKNAPQQPGLTGLVLSSRKNMCIHPDVSKEREGKSVDGKCYGLTASYVRERHEHDAETPICQYFEGFHLEGKESTLPVGVYSIDDLKDYGRMRNWCPYFLARYAISQAHIVVYSYHYLLDPKIAEVVSKEMCRESCIVFDEAHNIDNVCIDSMSVKINRRTVERSTNALNNLQKLVQEIRDEDTTRLNEEYQRMVQGLKDASVQRDTDMILANPILPSDVLKEVVPGNIRNADHFLSFLRRFVEYIKTRLKVHHVVQESPAGFLKDVASKICIERKPLRFCAERLASLLRTLEITDLTEYGALTLITHFATLVSTYTKGFTIIIEPFDDKTPTVANPILHFSCLDSSIAMAPVFQRFQSVVITSGTLSPMDMYPKILDFDPVVMSSFTMTLARPCLLPMIVSKGNDQVAISSKFETREDTAVIRNYGQLLVETAKTVPDGIVCFFTSYLYLESVVASWYDQGIVDTLLRYKLLFIETQDNAETSYALMNYVKACDCGRGAVLLAVARGKVSEGVDFDHHYGRAVLMFGIPYVFTQSRILKARLDYLRDQFQIRENDFLTFDAMRHAAQCVGRALRGKTDYGIMIFADKRFARQDKRSRLPKWIQEHLVDSFCNLSTEEAMQLARRWLRRMAQPFTREDQLGISLLTKEQLENMAKEKLERQAQGKESVGGEVMEL
- the LOC111682379 gene encoding general transcription and DNA repair factor IIH helicase subunit XPD isoform X1, which encodes MKISVDGLLVYFPYEYIYPEQYAYMLELKRTLDAKGHCLLEMPSGTGKTATLLSLIVAYMIEHPEAVRKLIYCSRTVPEIEKVIAELQNLMVYYEKNAPQQPGLTGLVLSSRKNMCIHPDVSKEREGKSVDGKCYGLTASYVRERHEHDAETPICQYFEGFHLEGKESTLPVGVYSIDDLKDYGRMRNWCPYFLARYAISQAHIVVYSYHYLLDPKIAEVVSKEMCRESCIVFDEAHNIDNVCIDSMSVKINRRTVERSTNALNNLQKLVQEIRDEDTTRLNEEYQRMVQGLKDASVQRDTDMILANPILPSDVLKEVVPGNIRNADHFLSFLRRFVEYIKTRLKVHHVVQESPAGFLKDVASKICIERKPLRFCAERLASLLRTLEITDLTEYGALTLITHFATLVSTYTKGFTIIIEPFDDKTPTVANPILHFSCLDSSIAMAPVFQRFQSVVITSGTLSPMDMYPKILDFDPVVMSSFTMTLARPCLLPMIVSKGNDQVAISSKFETREDTAVIRNYGQLLVETAKTVPDGIVCFFTSYLYLESVVASWYDQGIVDTLLRYKLLFIETQDNAETSYALMNYVKACDCGRGAVLLAVARGKVSEGVDFDHHYGRAVLMFGIPYVFTQSRILKARLDYLRDQFQIRENDFLTFDAMRHAAQCVGRALRGKTDYGIMIFADKRFARQDKRSRLPKWIQEHLVDSFCNLSTEEAMQLARRWLRRMAQPFTREDQLGISLLTKEQLENMAKEKLERQAQGKESVGGEVMEL